The following coding sequences are from one Lolium rigidum isolate FL_2022 chromosome 6, APGP_CSIRO_Lrig_0.1, whole genome shotgun sequence window:
- the LOC124666310 gene encoding B-box zinc finger protein 22-like, which yields MKVLCSACEAAEARVVCCADEAALCARCDREVHAANRLAGKHHRLPLLSAAAHSNSPAAAVSTPNCDICQEGHAYFFCVEDRALLCRSCDVAVHTANAFVSAHRRFLLTGVQVGLQPDDHDQEFEPEPEPQPEPPNNASSAAPLQPPPCHKKRSPTPLYGDGDIDWPAGPDVGITGSLPDWSVIDDQFGSCSPAMRPAEPAVIKAPPKKIHRGPVTAASAALFGGSMPDWPLDEFFGFAEFNSGFGFAENGTSKADSGKLGSPNRRSLSSSSSGAATQNAQEFFGQVPEVHWSSVPELPSPPTASGLHWQGDPHYGSSDTAAVFVPDICSPENPFRCFAAAGDSQLKRRRRC from the exons ATGAAGGTGCTCTGCTCCGCGTGCGAGGCGGCCGAGGCGCGCGTCGTCTGCTGCGCCGACGAGGCAGCCCTCTGCGCGCGCTGCGACCGCGAGGTGCACGCCGCCAACCGGCTCGCCGGCAAGCACCACCGCCTGCcactcctctccgccgccgcccactccaactcgcccgccgccgccgtctccaccCCAAACTGCGACATATGCCAG GAGGGCCACGCATACTTCTTCTGCGTCGAGGACCGCGCGCTGCTCTGCCGGAGCTGCGACGTCGCCGTGCACACCGCCAACGCCTTCGTCTCCGCGCACCGCAGGTTCCTCCTCACCGGCGTCCAGGTCGGCCTCCAGCCCGACGACCACGACCAAGAATTCGAACCAGAGCCCGAGCCACAACCAGAACCACCTAACAACGCCTCGTCTGCGGCTCCCCTGCAACCCCCGCCGTGCCACAAGAAGAGGAGCCCGACGCCGCTCTACGGCGACGGGGACATCGACTGGCCGGCCGGCCCGGACGTCGGCATCACGGGGAGCTTGCCCGACTGGTCGGTCATCGATGACCAGTTCGGCAGCTGCTCCCCGGCGATGAGGCCCGCGGAGCCCGCGGTGATCAAAGCCCCTCCCAAGAAGATCCATCGGGGGCCGGTCACCGCGGCGAGCGCGGCGCTTTTTGGCGGGAGCATGCCGGACTGGCCGCTGGACGAGTTCTTCGGCTTCGCGGAATTCAACTCCGGCTTCGGGTTCGCTGAGAACGGCACCTCCAAG GCCGACAGCGGGAAGCTGGGCTCGCCGAACCGCCGTTCcttgtcatcgtcctcctccgggGCCGCCACACAGAACGCGCAGGAGTTCTTCGGCCAGGTGCCGGAGGTCCACTGGTCGTCAGTGCCGGAGCTGCCATCCCCGCCCACGGCATCAGGCCTCCACTGGCAGGGAGACCCGCATTACGGCTCCTCCGACACAGCGGCCGTGTTCGTGCCGGACATCTGCTCCCCGGAGAACCCCTTCCGgtgcttcgccgccgccggagattcACAGCTCAAGCGCCGGCGGCGATGTTAA